A genomic window from Bacillota bacterium includes:
- a CDS encoding deoxyguanosinetriphosphate triphosphohydrolase: MEFRKRAEAFENERLSSYACKSSQSRGRARPEEPCPVRTCFQRDRDRIIHSKAFRRLKHKTQVFIIPEGDHFRTRLTHTLEVAQIARTIARALRLNEDLAEAIALGHDLGHTPFGHAGEEVLDSIHPGGFRHNEQSLRVVDVLERGDGLNLTWEVRDGILNHCGGLKPSTLEGQVVHASDRIAYINHDIDDAMRGGVLDESDFPEGLLDQVGRRHSARIHSMVYDVIVSSDGRPEIRMSDAIAAAVNGLRDFLFERVYVGSKAKKEEAKARNLVEQLYGYYLEHPSDLYEGQGPPAGEVPERAVCDYIAGMTDRFAVAQYRKFFLPEPWPLEI; this comes from the coding sequence GTGGAGTTCAGGAAGAGGGCCGAGGCTTTCGAAAACGAGCGGCTGTCCTCGTATGCCTGCAAGAGCTCACAATCGCGCGGCAGGGCGCGGCCCGAGGAGCCGTGTCCTGTCCGGACCTGCTTCCAGCGTGACCGCGACCGGATAATCCACTCCAAGGCGTTCCGCCGGCTCAAGCACAAGACGCAGGTGTTCATCATCCCCGAGGGCGATCATTTCCGGACGAGGCTCACGCACACGCTGGAGGTTGCCCAGATCGCGCGCACCATTGCGCGGGCGCTGCGCCTGAACGAGGATCTCGCGGAGGCGATCGCGCTCGGGCACGACCTCGGCCACACCCCTTTCGGCCATGCCGGCGAGGAGGTGTTGGACTCCATACATCCCGGCGGATTTCGCCACAACGAGCAGAGCCTGAGGGTGGTTGACGTCCTCGAAAGGGGCGACGGCCTCAACCTGACCTGGGAGGTCAGGGACGGGATACTGAACCACTGCGGCGGCCTCAAGCCATCGACCCTCGAGGGCCAGGTCGTGCACGCCTCCGACCGCATAGCGTACATAAACCACGACATAGACGACGCCATGCGCGGCGGGGTGCTCGACGAATCGGATTTCCCCGAGGGGCTCCTCGACCAGGTAGGCCGCCGCCATTCGGCCCGGATTCACTCCATGGTGTACGATGTTATCGTCTCGAGCGACGGCCGTCCGGAGATAAGGATGAGCGACGCGATCGCGGCCGCCGTAAACGGACTCCGCGATTTCCTGTTCGAGAGGGTGTACGTAGGCTCGAAGGCCAAGAAAGAGGAGGCCAAAGCGAGGAATCTCGTCGAGCAGCTCTACGGGTACTACCTCGAACACCCATCCGACCTTTACGAGGGGCAGGGGCCGCCCGCGGGCGAGGTGCCCGAGCGGGCCGTTTGCGACTACATCGCGGGTATGACCGACCGGTTCGCGGTCGCGCAGTACCGCAAGTTCTTCCTGCCCGAGCCGTGGCCGCTGGAAATATGA
- a CDS encoding pyruvate, phosphate dikinase: protein MSKRYVYCFQEGNKGMVALLGGKGANLAEMRGLGLPVPPGFTISTEACVEYYRSGGKLPDGLEEQVAAALSALEQETGKALGDDRSPLLVSVRSGAAISMPGMMDTVLNLGLNERTTEALARQTGDRRFALDCYRRFIQMFGNVVLKLDHSQFERVLHNHKELAGAVHDQDLTAAALAGVIDDYKRLVLELSNMEFPRDPRLQLRMAIRAVFESWNNQRAIVYRRINKIPDDLGTAVTVQSMVFGNMGDDSATGVLFTRNPSSGVPELYGEYLTNAQGEDVVAGIRTPRPIAELAVQMPATYAELQRICTMLESHYRDMQDIEFTVEKGRLFMLQTRSAKRTASAAVRVAVDMVGEGKINKQEALLRVEPEQVVRMLHRGIDPKTKLDVIAVGLPASPGAATGRVVFDADRAEALGQDGEKIILVRPETTPDDMPGVVYSQGILTSRGGMTCHAAIVARGMGKPCIVGCDAIKIDLDRRLFAAGDRVVNEGDIISIDGATGQVILGAVKVVDPELSAEFKNLLAWADEVRRLGVQANADTPEDARKAREFGAQGIGLCRTEHMFMQADRLPIVQEVILAQTEEERRRALDRLLPIQQGDFKAILKAMRGLPVTIRLLDPPLHEFLPNVEELVVQIAEAKSRGLAGEEVERKEEILRKARALAETNPMLGFRGCRLGVVYPEIYEMQARAIFEATAELYREGITDAMPEVMIPLVGHYEELRLMKELVEKVAAEVRAATSVDIPCIVGTMIEVPRAALTADRIAEYAEFFSFGTNDLTQMTFGFSRDDAEAKFLHTYVQKKILPDNPFAVLDRDGVGNLVETAVRLGRSTRPELHIGICGEHGGEPRSIEFCHIACLDYVSCSPFRVPVARLAAAQAAIRNKTA, encoded by the coding sequence ATGTCTAAGAGGTACGTGTACTGTTTCCAGGAGGGTAACAAGGGGATGGTTGCCCTCCTGGGCGGGAAGGGCGCGAACCTGGCCGAGATGCGGGGGCTGGGGCTTCCGGTGCCACCGGGGTTTACTATATCCACCGAGGCGTGCGTCGAGTACTACCGCTCGGGCGGGAAGCTCCCTGACGGACTCGAGGAACAGGTCGCCGCCGCGCTCTCGGCGCTCGAGCAGGAAACCGGCAAGGCGCTCGGCGACGACCGTAGCCCGCTGCTCGTTTCGGTGCGTTCGGGGGCGGCGATATCGATGCCGGGGATGATGGATACGGTGCTCAACCTTGGCCTGAACGAACGGACTACGGAGGCGCTGGCGAGACAGACAGGCGACAGGCGCTTCGCCCTGGACTGCTACCGGCGGTTCATCCAGATGTTCGGAAACGTGGTTCTCAAGCTGGACCATAGCCAGTTCGAACGCGTCCTCCACAATCATAAGGAACTCGCGGGGGCCGTGCACGACCAGGACCTCACCGCGGCGGCGCTCGCCGGAGTGATAGACGACTATAAGCGCCTCGTGCTGGAACTGTCCAACATGGAGTTCCCCCGGGACCCGCGCTTGCAGCTCAGGATGGCGATACGCGCGGTGTTCGAGTCGTGGAATAACCAGCGGGCAATCGTGTACCGCCGCATCAACAAGATACCCGACGACCTCGGGACGGCGGTCACCGTCCAGTCGATGGTGTTCGGCAACATGGGCGACGACTCGGCCACCGGGGTCCTGTTTACGAGGAACCCGTCCTCGGGCGTCCCCGAGCTGTACGGAGAATACCTCACCAACGCACAGGGCGAGGACGTCGTGGCGGGCATCCGCACACCCAGACCGATCGCGGAATTGGCCGTGCAAATGCCCGCTACGTATGCCGAACTGCAGCGCATCTGTACGATGTTGGAGTCTCACTACCGCGACATGCAGGACATCGAATTCACCGTCGAGAAAGGCCGGCTGTTCATGCTTCAGACCCGCTCGGCGAAAAGGACCGCCTCGGCCGCGGTGCGCGTGGCCGTCGACATGGTAGGCGAGGGCAAGATCAATAAACAAGAAGCGCTGCTGCGCGTCGAACCCGAGCAGGTCGTGAGGATGCTGCACCGCGGGATCGACCCAAAGACGAAGCTGGACGTTATCGCGGTCGGGCTCCCCGCATCCCCGGGAGCTGCAACCGGCAGGGTGGTGTTCGACGCCGACCGCGCGGAGGCGCTCGGCCAGGACGGTGAAAAGATCATCCTCGTCAGGCCGGAGACCACGCCGGACGACATGCCCGGCGTCGTCTACTCGCAGGGGATACTCACGAGCCGCGGCGGAATGACCTGCCACGCGGCTATTGTTGCGCGCGGCATGGGCAAACCGTGTATCGTCGGGTGTGACGCGATTAAGATCGACCTCGACCGCCGGCTGTTCGCGGCCGGCGACAGGGTCGTGAACGAGGGCGATATCATCTCCATAGACGGCGCAACGGGGCAGGTCATCCTCGGCGCAGTGAAGGTGGTTGACCCCGAACTCAGCGCAGAGTTCAAGAACCTCCTCGCGTGGGCGGACGAGGTAAGGCGTCTCGGCGTGCAGGCGAATGCGGATACCCCCGAGGACGCCCGGAAAGCGCGCGAATTCGGGGCGCAGGGTATCGGCCTGTGCCGCACCGAGCACATGTTCATGCAGGCGGACCGTCTCCCGATCGTGCAGGAGGTGATCCTGGCGCAGACCGAGGAGGAACGCCGCCGCGCGCTCGACAGGCTCCTCCCGATCCAGCAGGGCGATTTCAAGGCGATCCTGAAGGCGATGAGGGGGCTCCCCGTCACGATAAGGCTGCTCGACCCACCGCTCCACGAGTTCCTCCCGAACGTCGAAGAACTGGTGGTGCAGATCGCAGAGGCCAAGAGCCGCGGCCTGGCGGGCGAGGAAGTCGAGCGCAAAGAGGAGATCCTCCGGAAGGCGCGTGCCCTCGCCGAAACCAACCCCATGCTCGGTTTCAGGGGCTGCCGTCTCGGCGTAGTGTATCCGGAGATATATGAAATGCAGGCGCGTGCGATATTCGAGGCGACCGCCGAGCTTTATCGCGAAGGGATCACCGACGCCATGCCGGAGGTCATGATCCCGCTGGTCGGTCATTACGAAGAACTCCGCCTCATGAAGGAGCTCGTCGAGAAGGTGGCAGCCGAGGTGAGGGCCGCTACCAGCGTCGACATCCCGTGCATTGTGGGCACGATGATCGAGGTGCCTCGTGCGGCGCTCACCGCCGATCGTATTGCGGAATACGCCGAGTTCTTCTCGTTCGGGACCAACGACCTCACCCAGATGACGTTCGGCTTCAGCAGGGACGACGCCGAAGCCAAGTTCCTCCACACCTACGTACAGAAGAAGATCCTTCCCGACAATCCGTTCGCCGTTCTGGACCGGGACGGGGTAGGGAATCTCGTGGAGACGGCCGTGAGACTCGGCAGGTCCACCAGGCCGGAGTTGCACATCGGGATTTGCGGTGAGCACGGCGGCGAGCCGCGCTCGATCGAGTTCTGCCACATCGCGTGCCTGGACTACGTGAGTTGCTCGCCGTTCAGGGTGCCGGTGGCGAGGCTCGCTGCCGCGCAGGCCGCGATAAGGAACAAGACTGCCTAG
- a CDS encoding kinase/pyrophosphorylase translates to MDAAEALPTIFVVSDSVGETAELVARAAASQFNSKAFDIVRIPHVENAALIHDIIAQAKSGKSVIVYTLIVPELREAVRKEAERYGIPAVDIMGPVLEALGETTDLRPKMKPGLVRKLDEDYFKRVEAVEFAVKYDDGKDPRGFLNADVVIVGVSRTSKTPVSLYLANRKWKVANIPLVPEVKLPEELFLVPKWKIVGLTINEQQLRRIRVERLRAMGLPSEADYADLERISREIAYANEVFKTLECPVVDVSNKAVEETANNVIEYVTRGGAHV, encoded by the coding sequence ATCGACGCCGCGGAGGCTCTTCCAACGATCTTCGTCGTTTCGGACTCGGTCGGTGAGACAGCGGAGCTCGTCGCACGGGCGGCAGCGTCCCAGTTCAACTCGAAAGCCTTTGACATCGTGCGCATTCCTCACGTCGAAAACGCGGCGCTAATCCACGACATCATCGCCCAGGCAAAGTCGGGCAAGAGCGTCATAGTCTATACGCTCATCGTCCCCGAACTGCGCGAGGCCGTGAGGAAGGAGGCCGAGCGCTACGGCATTCCCGCTGTGGACATCATGGGGCCCGTGCTGGAGGCGCTCGGGGAAACCACCGACCTCCGGCCCAAGATGAAGCCCGGCCTCGTGAGGAAGCTCGACGAGGACTATTTCAAACGGGTTGAAGCGGTCGAGTTCGCCGTGAAGTACGACGACGGGAAAGACCCACGGGGCTTCCTCAACGCCGACGTGGTCATCGTTGGTGTTTCCCGCACATCCAAGACACCCGTCAGCCTGTACCTTGCCAATCGCAAGTGGAAGGTTGCGAACATCCCACTGGTCCCCGAAGTCAAGCTGCCGGAGGAGTTGTTCCTCGTACCCAAGTGGAAGATCGTCGGGCTGACAATCAACGAGCAGCAGCTCCGGCGCATCCGGGTAGAGCGCCTGAGGGCTATGGGACTCCCATCTGAAGCCGACTACGCCGACCTCGAACGGATAAGCAGGGAGATCGCTTACGCCAACGAGGTTTTCAAGACGCTCGAGTGCCCAGTGGTCGACGTTTCCAACAAGGCCGTGGAGGAAACCGCCAACAACGTCATCGAGTACGTTACGAGGGGTGGGGCCCATGTCTAA
- a CDS encoding HAD family hydrolase, with the protein MPVFQEFYAADFPRLRRHSNPDPLAARVVQAAVDAGMRTVLATNPLYPRAAIVERLEWAGISPDLFDLITTYEHMHFCKPRPEYYREICSIIGCEPHECLMVGNDVDEDLVAAGAGMKTFLVNTAVRNRNSVQYVADYEGSLADLLDLIQGGGL; encoded by the coding sequence ATGCCGGTCTTCCAGGAGTTCTACGCCGCCGACTTCCCCAGGTTGCGCCGGCACTCGAACCCCGACCCTCTCGCCGCCCGCGTGGTGCAGGCGGCCGTGGACGCGGGCATGCGCACCGTACTGGCAACGAACCCCCTATACCCGCGCGCTGCGATCGTTGAGAGGCTCGAATGGGCCGGGATATCGCCGGACCTGTTCGACCTCATCACAACATACGAGCACATGCACTTCTGCAAGCCTCGCCCCGAGTATTACCGCGAGATCTGCTCCATCATAGGTTGCGAGCCACACGAGTGCCTGATGGTGGGGAACGACGTGGATGAGGACCTGGTCGCCGCCGGCGCCGGCATGAAGACATTCCTCGTGAACACCGCCGTCAGGAACCGCAACAGCGTCCAGTACGTCGCGGATTATGAGGGCTCGCTGGCCGATCTTCTCGACCTCATCCAGGGTGGCGGGCTGTAG
- a CDS encoding glycine--tRNA ligase subunit beta: MTSRDLLVEIGFEEMPAAYIPSAVNQMREKAAKMLDDLRLTPAGTSGPTATAVRVLATPRRLALLCSGVPGAQGERTVEVRGPSKSVALTPDGGFSSAAMGFARSQGVKPGDLVVRQTPAGEYVFAVKVDKGRPAAQVLAEAIPALIMALEFPKSMRWGLGEHAFARPVRWLLALLGRDPIEFEVLGVKSGRLTYGHRVLGPGPFEIGQPGEYEDVLARAGVVVDQDKRRKMIEEQVAAVAAAEGGAASVDPALLEQVNYLVEYPAAFAGGFSPDYLVIPTEVLVTTMQHHQRYFPVYDAGGPPAGGGASASGGAFAGGGAAGVPCSGRKLKNCFIAVRNGGSEGLDIVRTGNERVIRARLADAAFFFAEDQKTPLGERVDLLKRVLFQEKMGTYFDKTERVRQAARKIAAAAGISGAALELVDRAAVLSKTDLTTNMVREFPELQGTMGREYGRRQGEDEEVCAALAEQYLPRHAGGDLPATRTGAVLSLADKVDTICGCFLAGITPTGSQDPYALRRQGAGIVSILAAGASGVGGGVRAPLSLMVRSALDLLAPSMGAGEDRVLQEQSRVLEFLKGRVRAFLEDDGIRYDVLDAVLEAGFDDVPSTVARARALQAFLQEEEFARMMVGFKRVANLAREVAPAEVDVRLFAQPEEKALYDSFLSTKGSAEQMLRSEDYASFFKHMAGLREPVDRFLDQVLVMAEDPAVRRNRLALLSNITGLFGRAADLSRVVVS, encoded by the coding sequence ATGACGTCTCGAGACCTTCTCGTCGAGATCGGGTTCGAGGAGATGCCCGCCGCCTATATACCGTCCGCGGTCAACCAGATGAGGGAGAAAGCGGCGAAGATGCTCGACGACCTGAGGCTCACGCCCGCCGGGACCAGCGGCCCCACCGCCACCGCGGTCAGGGTGCTCGCCACCCCGAGGCGGCTGGCGCTGCTGTGCTCCGGTGTCCCGGGGGCGCAGGGCGAGCGTACCGTCGAAGTGCGCGGCCCGTCCAAATCCGTGGCCCTCACGCCGGATGGCGGCTTCTCCAGTGCGGCGATGGGTTTCGCAAGATCGCAGGGTGTCAAACCCGGGGACCTCGTGGTGAGGCAGACACCCGCCGGGGAGTATGTTTTCGCAGTAAAGGTGGACAAGGGCCGCCCCGCGGCCCAGGTACTGGCCGAGGCTATCCCCGCGCTGATTATGGCGCTTGAATTCCCTAAGAGCATGAGGTGGGGACTGGGCGAGCACGCGTTCGCGAGGCCGGTCAGATGGCTCCTCGCGCTGCTCGGTCGCGACCCGATCGAGTTCGAGGTACTCGGAGTCAAGTCGGGCAGGCTGACGTACGGCCACCGTGTGCTGGGGCCGGGGCCGTTCGAAATCGGCCAACCCGGCGAGTACGAAGACGTGCTGGCGCGCGCCGGCGTCGTCGTGGACCAGGACAAGCGCAGGAAGATGATCGAGGAGCAGGTAGCAGCCGTCGCCGCCGCCGAGGGGGGCGCGGCGTCGGTGGATCCCGCGCTCCTCGAACAGGTGAACTACCTCGTGGAGTACCCGGCGGCGTTCGCCGGCGGGTTTTCCCCCGACTATCTCGTCATACCCACCGAGGTTCTCGTCACGACGATGCAGCACCACCAGCGCTATTTCCCCGTTTACGACGCGGGTGGCCCACCCGCGGGCGGAGGCGCATCTGCCAGTGGTGGCGCCTTCGCAGGTGGTGGGGCGGCGGGCGTGCCGTGCTCCGGGCGGAAGCTCAAGAACTGCTTCATCGCCGTGAGGAACGGCGGATCCGAAGGGCTCGACATCGTGCGTACCGGCAACGAAAGGGTCATCCGCGCCAGACTGGCCGACGCCGCGTTCTTTTTCGCGGAGGACCAGAAAACACCGCTTGGGGAGCGCGTCGACCTGCTCAAGCGGGTTCTGTTCCAGGAGAAAATGGGCACGTACTTCGATAAGACGGAGCGAGTAAGGCAGGCTGCGCGCAAGATCGCGGCGGCTGCGGGAATAAGCGGCGCCGCGCTGGAACTCGTCGACCGCGCGGCGGTGCTCTCGAAGACCGACCTGACCACGAACATGGTGCGCGAGTTCCCCGAGCTGCAGGGGACGATGGGACGCGAGTACGGCCGGAGGCAGGGAGAAGACGAAGAGGTGTGCGCGGCTCTGGCCGAGCAGTACCTACCCAGGCACGCCGGGGGGGATCTCCCTGCGACGAGGACGGGCGCGGTGCTGTCACTCGCCGATAAGGTGGACACCATCTGCGGTTGCTTCCTGGCGGGGATAACCCCGACAGGGTCGCAGGACCCGTACGCCCTGCGCAGGCAGGGCGCCGGTATCGTTTCGATCCTGGCGGCGGGCGCGAGCGGCGTGGGTGGAGGCGTGCGCGCGCCCCTGAGCCTGATGGTTAGATCAGCCCTCGATCTGTTGGCGCCGTCCATGGGCGCCGGCGAGGACCGCGTGCTCCAGGAACAGTCTCGAGTGCTGGAGTTCCTCAAGGGGCGCGTCAGGGCGTTCCTGGAGGACGATGGGATAAGGTACGACGTACTCGACGCGGTGCTCGAGGCGGGGTTCGACGACGTCCCCTCAACCGTTGCGAGGGCCAGGGCCTTGCAGGCGTTCCTCCAGGAGGAGGAGTTCGCACGCATGATGGTAGGGTTTAAGCGGGTGGCGAACCTCGCGCGTGAGGTGGCTCCGGCCGAGGTGGACGTGCGGCTTTTCGCCCAGCCCGAGGAGAAGGCGCTGTATGATAGCTTCCTCTCCACGAAGGGCTCGGCCGAGCAGATGCTCCGGTCCGAGGATTACGCCAGTTTCTTCAAACACATGGCCGGCCTCAGGGAGCCCGTTGACCGGTTTCTCGACCAGGTACTTGTAATGGCCGAGGACCCCGCGGTGAGGCGGAACCGCCTGGCCCTGTTGTCCAACATCACGGGGCTGTTCGGGAGAGCGGCCGACCTGTCGAGGGTGGTCGTATCGTAG
- the glyQ gene encoding glycine--tRNA ligase subunit alpha: MTTAVRNGKTFQDVIMSLENFWADQGCAIMQPYDVEKGAGTMNPSTFLRALGPEPWRVAYVEPSRRPTDGRYGDNPNRLYQHHQYQVIMKPSPADIQDTYLKSLSALGIDPATHDIRFVEDNWESPTLGAWGLGWEVWLDGMEVTQFTYFQQVGGYDCRPVSVEITYGLERLASYIQGVDNVFTIEWVDGLTYGDVFKMAEFEHSKYSFELADIPTLFNLFETYEKEARRLANDGLVLPSYDYVLKCSHTFNVLEARGAISVTERTSYLLRVRTLARHVARAYLEQRKDQGFPLSRWVGGERG, translated from the coding sequence ATGACCACGGCCGTCCGCAACGGGAAGACGTTCCAGGACGTGATCATGAGCCTCGAGAATTTCTGGGCGGACCAGGGATGCGCCATCATGCAACCCTACGACGTCGAAAAAGGCGCCGGCACCATGAACCCCTCGACGTTCCTGAGGGCACTGGGCCCGGAGCCCTGGAGGGTGGCGTACGTGGAGCCGTCGAGGCGTCCCACGGACGGCCGGTACGGCGATAACCCCAACAGGCTGTACCAGCACCACCAGTATCAGGTCATCATGAAGCCCTCGCCCGCGGACATACAGGACACGTACCTGAAGAGCCTCTCCGCCCTGGGCATCGACCCCGCCACGCACGACATCCGCTTCGTCGAGGATAACTGGGAGTCACCCACGCTGGGCGCCTGGGGCCTCGGCTGGGAAGTCTGGCTGGACGGCATGGAAGTTACCCAGTTCACGTACTTTCAGCAGGTGGGGGGGTACGACTGCCGGCCGGTATCGGTTGAGATCACGTACGGCCTGGAACGGCTGGCCTCATACATACAGGGAGTCGACAACGTGTTCACCATCGAGTGGGTCGACGGCCTCACATACGGGGACGTATTCAAGATGGCCGAGTTCGAACACTCCAAGTACAGCTTCGAATTGGCCGACATCCCCACGCTGTTCAACCTGTTTGAAACGTACGAGAAGGAGGCGCGGCGCCTCGCGAACGACGGGCTGGTCCTCCCGTCGTATGACTACGTGCTGAAGTGCTCTCACACGTTCAACGTGCTCGAGGCCAGGGGGGCGATCAGCGTGACCGAGCGCACGTCCTATCTGCTCAGGGTGAGGACGCTCGCCCGCCACGTGGCCAGGGCATACCTCGAGCAGCGCAAAGACCAGGGGTTCCCGCTTTCACGCTGGGTCGGGGGTGAGCGGGGATGA
- a CDS encoding DUF4342 domain-containing protein has product MLNITLEMIDQVRSRTGVSYKEARDALEKANGDVVQALIALEDKGKHPGQTWTERIQVQGNEVVDKIKDLIREGNVTRIVVKQGDDVIVELPVTVGAVGAVVAPFLAAFGVAVALASKCTIELERKGPGPAGHDGPVTNARDVDK; this is encoded by the coding sequence ATCTTGAACATTACTCTCGAGATGATCGACCAGGTCAGGTCCAGAACGGGTGTGTCATACAAAGAGGCGCGGGACGCGCTGGAGAAGGCGAACGGGGACGTCGTCCAGGCCCTGATTGCCCTCGAGGACAAGGGCAAGCATCCCGGCCAGACGTGGACCGAGAGGATTCAGGTCCAGGGTAACGAGGTTGTCGACAAGATCAAGGACCTCATCCGCGAGGGGAACGTCACGAGGATCGTTGTCAAGCAGGGAGACGACGTGATCGTCGAACTGCCCGTGACCGTGGGCGCGGTCGGCGCCGTCGTCGCCCCGTTCCTCGCGGCGTTCGGCGTCGCCGTGGCGCTCGCTTCAAAGTGCACTATCGAACTGGAGCGAAAGGGGCCGGGGCCTGCGGGGCACGACGGCCCGGTGACGAACGCCCGCGACGTTGACAAGTAA
- the recO gene encoding DNA repair protein RecO, which produces MALFKSEAVVIRKMELGEADRLVTLFTGRYGKIRAVAKGARKVMSRFSAATDSLSYCHFVLHKGRKLNTITQCDIRDSFRRIREDLSRFAFAEYVADVADVITEDEDPSAPMFALLLSALKFIDSGLDPETVAVWFLVRALSTAGYKPVLDTCAVCGTAAGAGSGFTGFDPAAGGVVCASCGDQAISIATGTINAIRFLQSGDQNSIRALRCDGRMLKEARLALESYLGYHCGRMPRSSKMLESLSPA; this is translated from the coding sequence TTGGCGCTGTTCAAGTCCGAGGCGGTAGTGATACGGAAGATGGAACTCGGCGAGGCGGACCGGCTCGTGACGCTGTTCACGGGGCGGTACGGGAAGATCCGCGCGGTGGCAAAGGGCGCGCGAAAGGTTATGAGCAGGTTCTCGGCCGCGACCGATTCGCTTTCTTACTGCCATTTCGTCCTGCACAAGGGCAGGAAGCTGAACACCATCACCCAGTGCGACATCAGGGATTCGTTCAGGCGGATCCGCGAGGACCTGTCGAGGTTCGCGTTTGCCGAGTACGTTGCGGATGTCGCGGACGTCATCACCGAGGACGAGGACCCTTCCGCGCCGATGTTCGCGCTGCTCCTCTCCGCTCTCAAGTTCATCGACTCCGGCCTCGATCCGGAGACCGTGGCGGTCTGGTTCCTCGTGAGGGCGCTCTCCACCGCCGGGTACAAGCCGGTACTCGATACGTGCGCCGTATGCGGGACCGCGGCGGGAGCCGGCTCGGGATTCACCGGGTTCGACCCCGCAGCCGGTGGTGTCGTATGCGCGTCTTGCGGGGACCAGGCGATCAGTATCGCAACCGGCACAATCAACGCCATCAGGTTCCTGCAGTCCGGCGACCAGAACAGTATCCGCGCGCTTCGCTGCGATGGGCGAATGCTCAAAGAGGCCAGGCTCGCGCTCGAGTCGTACCTCGGGTATCACTGCGGCAGGATGCCTAGGTCGTCGAAGATGCTTGAATCGCTGTCTCCGGCCTGA
- the era gene encoding GTPase Era, whose protein sequence is MTVSRSGFAVIAGRPSVGKSTLLNRMIGRKISIVSDKVQTTRNRISGVLTKPPVQVVFIDTPGIHRPRHKLGEYMLAVAQRTLSEVDCVVFVVDGSGGPGPGDRYVADLLTRASSPVIVAVNKVDLLGRPAGRGPATVEGVVEAYSGLAPAKEVIPVSAVTGRNVERLIEVVSGLMPEGPMYYPEDMITDQPEQFIVKEIVREKILMFTREEVPHSVAVDIEEMVPRSDDLVYISATVYVERESQKGIVVGEGGRLLKEVGRLAREDIEALLGNRVYLDLWVKVKKDWRNRESVLRSFGYHPDA, encoded by the coding sequence TTGACGGTTTCGCGGTCCGGCTTTGCGGTCATCGCCGGAAGACCCAGCGTTGGCAAGTCCACGCTTCTCAACCGCATGATCGGACGGAAAATCTCCATAGTGTCCGACAAGGTGCAGACGACGCGCAATCGCATCTCAGGCGTCCTGACGAAGCCCCCCGTCCAGGTTGTGTTCATCGACACCCCCGGCATTCACAGGCCCCGCCACAAACTTGGAGAGTACATGCTGGCGGTGGCGCAGAGGACACTTTCCGAAGTGGACTGCGTGGTGTTCGTGGTTGACGGTTCCGGGGGACCCGGCCCCGGTGACCGGTACGTCGCAGACCTGCTTACCCGCGCGTCCTCACCCGTCATTGTGGCCGTGAACAAGGTGGACCTCCTTGGGCGCCCAGCCGGGCGCGGCCCTGCGACGGTGGAAGGTGTCGTCGAGGCGTACTCGGGCCTCGCCCCCGCGAAGGAAGTCATTCCCGTGTCCGCGGTGACCGGGCGCAACGTCGAGCGACTGATCGAGGTCGTAAGCGGGCTGATGCCCGAGGGGCCGATGTACTACCCCGAGGACATGATCACCGACCAGCCTGAGCAGTTTATCGTGAAAGAAATCGTCCGCGAGAAAATCCTCATGTTTACGAGGGAGGAAGTCCCCCACTCAGTCGCGGTCGACATCGAGGAAATGGTGCCCAGGAGCGACGATCTGGTGTACATAAGCGCCACCGTTTACGTGGAACGCGAGTCCCAGAAGGGGATAGTGGTAGGCGAGGGCGGGCGCCTCCTCAAGGAGGTCGGCCGGCTCGCGAGAGAGGACATCGAGGCGCTGCTGGGGAACAGGGTCTATCTCGACCTGTGGGTTAAGGTGAAGAAAGACTGGCGCAACAGGGAATCCGTCCTGCGGTCCTTTGGATATCACCCCGATGCATGA